A region from the Sandaracinus amylolyticus genome encodes:
- a CDS encoding outer membrane protein assembly factor BamD, producing the protein MTRPEDFGDEPLDPELDRLLEAERARPERAGEGPEADRLYARIIAAVGPVPGAGAPPAPTGGGGGAAGGGAAGGGAAGGGAAGGAAFAHPALVGGLALVIGMAAGAVLHATLTPPEVRVVVREVVVDAGPAAPAPEAEPRIAIAEAPIAEAPIAEAPVAEAPVDDALVEEAEPVAAEVAPAARPEIAERAAGRRPDAGAPTTLARESALLARAQSALARGAPELAISALREHDARHPEGQLREEREALWISALVAAGDHDAARERAARFRRRFPGSPLQAAIDATLRESPPGTPRDPSTP; encoded by the coding sequence GTGACGCGCCCCGAGGACTTCGGCGACGAGCCGCTCGACCCCGAGCTCGATCGGCTGCTCGAGGCCGAGCGCGCGCGCCCCGAGCGCGCGGGCGAGGGCCCGGAGGCGGATCGCCTGTACGCGCGCATCATCGCGGCGGTCGGGCCGGTGCCCGGCGCGGGTGCGCCTCCGGCGCCGACCGGCGGCGGAGGCGGTGCCGCGGGTGGCGGCGCGGCGGGTGGCGGTGCGGCGGGCGGCGGTGCGGCGGGCGGCGCGGCGTTCGCGCACCCGGCGCTGGTCGGCGGGCTCGCGCTGGTGATCGGCATGGCCGCGGGCGCGGTGCTCCATGCGACGCTCACGCCGCCCGAGGTGCGCGTCGTGGTGCGCGAGGTGGTCGTCGACGCGGGCCCGGCGGCGCCGGCGCCCGAGGCGGAGCCGCGGATCGCGATCGCCGAGGCGCCGATCGCCGAGGCGCCGATCGCCGAGGCGCCGGTCGCCGAGGCGCCGGTCGACGACGCGCTGGTCGAGGAGGCGGAGCCCGTCGCGGCCGAGGTCGCGCCGGCCGCCCGCCCCGAGATCGCCGAGCGCGCGGCCGGGCGTCGCCCCGACGCGGGCGCGCCGACCACGCTGGCCCGCGAGTCGGCGCTCCTCGCGCGCGCCCAGTCCGCGCTGGCGCGCGGCGCGCCGGAGCTCGCGATCTCCGCGCTGCGCGAGCACGACGCGCGACACCCCGAGGGCCAGCTCCGCGAGGAGCGCGAGGCGCTCTGGATCTCGGCCCTGGTCGCCGCGGGCGATCACGACGCCGCGCGCGAGCGCGCCGCGCGCTTCCGCCGGCGCTTCCCGGGATCACCGCTCCAGGCGGCGATCGACGCGACGCTCCGTGAGAGCCCCCCTGGCACGCCGAGAGACCCGAGCACACCCTAG
- a CDS encoding MerC domain-containing protein, producing the protein MQPGCNNDTIAASPGRRSVLDRIGIGVSLACAIHCVLAALLAAAPAFAATAAPGLGEGFEWLETALLWIALGVGAFALVPAYLREHRSAWPLVLFVVGLGFVAAVRTVDSHVLELVGTVSGVALIASAHLVNLRASHRGHAH; encoded by the coding sequence GTGCAACCCGGTTGCAACAACGACACGATCGCAGCGAGCCCTGGGCGCCGGAGCGTCCTCGATCGCATCGGAATCGGCGTCTCGCTCGCGTGCGCGATCCACTGCGTGCTCGCGGCGCTGCTCGCGGCGGCGCCTGCGTTCGCGGCGACGGCGGCGCCAGGGCTCGGCGAGGGCTTCGAGTGGCTCGAGACGGCGCTGCTCTGGATCGCGCTGGGCGTCGGCGCGTTCGCGCTGGTGCCCGCGTACCTGCGCGAGCACCGCAGCGCGTGGCCGCTGGTGCTCTTCGTGGTCGGGCTGGGGTTCGTCGCGGCGGTGCGCACGGTCGACAGCCACGTGCTCGAGCTGGTCGGGACGGTCAGCGGCGTCGCGCTGATCGCGAGCGCGCACCTCGTGAACCTGCGCGCGAGCCACCGCGGCCACGCGCACTGA
- a CDS encoding RNA polymerase sigma factor has protein sequence MTDPGSRDQSSAEVDFRAVFRAELGWVCNTLRRLGVREADVEDAAHDVFVTFHRRLADYDPARPVRAWLGGIAYRVASDHRRRAHVRREFADDTIEVVDPQGGADDALAEKQTRALVLSALQEVQEERRPVLVLHDIDGIAMPAIAESLSIPLNTAYSRLRLARADFRRAVERLRAQEQA, from the coding sequence GTGACGGATCCCGGGAGTCGCGACCAATCCTCGGCTGAAGTGGATTTCCGGGCGGTGTTCCGCGCCGAGCTGGGCTGGGTGTGCAACACGCTGCGGCGTTTGGGCGTGCGGGAGGCGGACGTGGAGGATGCAGCGCACGACGTCTTCGTGACGTTCCATCGGCGGCTCGCCGACTACGACCCGGCGCGCCCGGTGCGCGCGTGGCTGGGCGGGATCGCGTACCGTGTCGCCTCGGACCACCGCCGGCGCGCCCACGTCCGGCGGGAGTTCGCGGACGACACGATCGAAGTGGTGGACCCCCAGGGCGGCGCCGACGACGCGCTGGCCGAGAAGCAGACCCGCGCGCTCGTGCTGAGCGCGCTCCAGGAAGTGCAGGAGGAGCGACGCCCGGTGCTGGTGCTCCACGACATCGACGGCATCGCCATGCCCGCCATCGCGGAGTCGCTCTCCATCCCGCTCAACACCGCCTACTCGCGGCTCCGGCTGGCGAGGGCGGACTTCCGACGCGCGGTCGAGCGACTGCGCGCGCAGGAGCAGGCGTGA
- a CDS encoding RCC1 domain-containing protein yields the protein MLHAALHRRRSTAALVAALVTLVCAACDRLPIDAGDGVDGGGTRPDEMAPILVRELAMGTDFSCALLHDGDVACWGSDTHGQLGIDITVRLGERCDGLYCATAPVVLETIARVAEVDAGEAFACARSTLGVVSCWGSNRFGERGDGTASDLERHSDPSRVLEDALDIAVGRHHACVLGADHRVRCWGLGEHGQLGRAAPERCAIPEGKHVALGVDESVRDVACASMPALVEGLDGAPVERIVAGDYHTCAVSGGNVWCWGRDDLGQLGDGIPGESRATPGVVMAEDGPLGAIRELALGGATSIALQSSGTAARWGDATSGVLGIPPIEAEPCDDGAAWCAPSPRVDVSSLTSVAVGRGFGCGLDVRGRASCWGLARDGRLGTGIQPRSRCEGVAGEDVPCALEPIVIEGLPEGLRSVALGDGHACALAYARDEEADVASVYCWGLNDFGQLGLGRSGGAEMVPVAVRNTR from the coding sequence ATGCTGCACGCCGCCCTCCACCGACGCCGATCCACGGCTGCGCTCGTCGCAGCGCTGGTGACGCTCGTGTGCGCGGCATGTGATCGCCTCCCGATCGACGCCGGGGACGGAGTCGACGGCGGCGGCACGCGCCCCGACGAGATGGCGCCGATCCTCGTGCGCGAGCTCGCGATGGGCACCGACTTCTCGTGCGCGCTGCTGCACGACGGCGACGTCGCGTGCTGGGGCTCGGACACCCATGGCCAGCTCGGCATCGACATCACGGTGCGCCTCGGCGAGCGCTGCGACGGGCTCTACTGCGCGACGGCGCCGGTCGTGCTCGAGACGATCGCGCGCGTCGCCGAGGTCGACGCGGGCGAGGCGTTCGCGTGCGCGCGCAGCACGCTCGGCGTGGTGTCCTGCTGGGGCAGCAACCGCTTCGGCGAGCGCGGCGACGGGACCGCGAGCGATCTCGAGCGGCACTCCGATCCCAGCCGCGTGCTCGAGGACGCGCTCGACATCGCGGTCGGCCGCCACCACGCGTGCGTGCTCGGCGCTGATCACCGCGTGCGCTGCTGGGGCCTCGGCGAGCACGGTCAGCTCGGCCGCGCCGCGCCCGAGCGGTGCGCGATCCCGGAGGGCAAGCACGTGGCGCTGGGCGTCGACGAGAGCGTGCGCGACGTCGCGTGCGCGTCGATGCCCGCGCTGGTCGAAGGGCTCGACGGAGCGCCGGTCGAGCGCATCGTCGCGGGCGACTACCACACGTGCGCGGTGAGCGGCGGGAACGTGTGGTGCTGGGGCCGCGACGATCTCGGGCAGCTCGGCGACGGGATCCCCGGCGAGTCGCGCGCGACGCCGGGCGTGGTGATGGCGGAGGACGGGCCGCTGGGCGCGATCCGCGAGCTCGCGCTGGGCGGCGCGACGTCGATCGCGCTGCAGTCCTCGGGGACGGCGGCGCGCTGGGGCGACGCGACGAGCGGCGTGCTCGGCATCCCGCCGATCGAGGCCGAGCCCTGCGACGACGGCGCGGCGTGGTGCGCGCCGAGCCCGCGCGTCGACGTGTCGAGCCTGACGAGCGTCGCGGTCGGTCGCGGGTTCGGGTGCGGGCTGGACGTGCGCGGTCGCGCGTCGTGCTGGGGCCTGGCGCGCGACGGGCGCCTCGGGACGGGGATCCAGCCGCGCTCGCGGTGCGAGGGCGTCGCGGGCGAGGACGTGCCGTGCGCGCTCGAGCCCATCGTGATCGAGGGGCTGCCCGAGGGACTGCGCTCGGTCGCGCTCGGGGACGGGCACGCGTGCGCGCTGGCCTACGCGCGCGACGAGGAGGCCGACGTCGCGTCGGTCTACTGCTGGGGCCTGAACGACTTCGGGCAGCTGGGGCTGGGCCGCTCCGGCGGGGCCGAGATGGTCCCCGTCGCGGTCCGCAACACGCGCTGA